The DNA region CGCTAAAAAAGAAAAACTGGTAACCTTCGAAAACGAGGTAATGAACATTCAGCACACGTTAAATGGTGATGACCGTTCAAGAGAATTAATTCGTTTCGTTCAAACCGGTGCTAAAAATGATGTTTCTGATGCGATCACTTATGGTGACAATATTGTAATTGCACATATTGTTTCCGTGAAAGAAAAAGGTGTTCCCGAATTCGAAGACATCAAGGACATCATGATGATTCCGACTCGTCAGGATAAAAAAGCTGAACTCCTGAAAAAACAAATGAGCGGTGCGAAATCCATTGAAGACGTAGCCTCTAAAGCTAATACCATTGTTCAGGATGTTGAAGTCAACTTCGGGTCAACTACCATTAAAGGTGGTGGTGGAAATGAGCCTGTAGTTATCGGAACGATCTTCTCATTAACACCACAAAACAAAGGTGCAATGACTGTTCCTATTCAAGGGAAAACCGGTGTGTACGTTGTTCAATTGGTGGATGTGATTGAACCGGCTCAAACAAGCGACTATGCTACAAGCAAAAATAACCTGATCACCGTTCGCAGAAATCGTGCAGGTGGCGATGCTTTCAAAGCATTAAAAGAAAATGCAAAAATTGTAGACAAGCGTACTGCCTACTAAAAAATATCCCATCAAAAAAAATCCTTCCAGTAATACTCGGAAGGATTTTTTTTTAGAAACAAACGAAGTGAATACCAAGCGATGAGCGACGATTATTCTTCTTTCTCGAAGCGAAACCAATTAGAACCCGACGATTATTATACTACGCCGGAAGGATATATTGTGTTTACCGAGAAGTATTTGTTGAAGCGCGGATATTGTTGTAAAAGCGGATGTAAACATTGTCCGTATGGCTACAACAAAAAAACCGGACGCATCGAAGGCAAAAAATAATCAGGCACTTCTTTTTCTGGCAAGCGTTTGAACTTTATTCAAAAACAACTCACGCATTTGCTCATTTGAAAACCGCATCGAACCCATCCGGGTTGTTCCCAGAAAACGAAATCCGCAAAATTCAAGCGTAAACTTTTTAAAGGCCTTTGTTCCGTGACTTCGGTTAAACAAAACATGATGCCAAACCGGGGCGTCCATGGTGACAATTAACTCTGTGCTTCTTCCCTTTAACAGCTTATCCCACATCGGAGAATCTTTTTTGTATTTAAAAGCAAATCCGGGAAGAAAAACACGATCGATAAATCCCTTCAATAATGCAGGCATTTCACCCCACCAAATAGGAAATACCCACACAATATGTTCTGCTTCGGAAATGAGCTGTTGAGCCTGAATTAAATCCTGCTCCATGTTCTGCTGCGATTTATATCCGGTATGCAATACAGGATCGAAATTCAGTTCATGCAGATTAAGAATTTTACATGAATCTCCTGCGCCATTTTTATAGCGCAAAGCAATTGCATCGGAAAAAGAATCCTTTCGCGGATTGCCGTTTATGATTAATATTTTTTTCATGGTTAGAAGATTAAAATGTCCAACGGAAAGTAGGTACAGGGAAAAATCCTTGCTGGTATTCGGTGACTAATTGTCCGGTTCTCGGATTATAGCTATTGCGAAATACATTTTTATGATTCGTTACATTCTGTAAATCGATAGCCCATTCCATAGTGCTCTTTTTTAATTCGCGGCGGAAAGAAAGTTTCACATCGAAACGGAAATAATCACTCTGGCGTTGACTATATGCGTTATTCAAATCGAAAATAGCATATCCGGCAGATTGCGTAGCGGCAAGATCTATTGGCGTCAGGAACTTCCCTCCCACCCAACTGCTGCGTACGTTAAATGCGAATACATTACCTTTTTTAC from Flavobacteriales bacterium includes:
- a CDS encoding NAD(P)H-dependent oxidoreductase, coding for MKKILIINGNPRKDSFSDAIALRYKNGAGDSCKILNLHELNFDPVLHTGYKSQQNMEQDLIQAQQLISEAEHIVWVFPIWWGEMPALLKGFIDRVFLPGFAFKYKKDSPMWDKLLKGRSTELIVTMDAPVWHHVLFNRSHGTKAFKKFTLEFCGFRFLGTTRMGSMRFSNEQMRELFLNKVQTLARKRSA
- a CDS encoding TonB-dependent receptor, whose product is KKGNVFAFNVRSSWVGGKFLTPIDLAATQSAGYAIFDLNNAYSQRQSDYFRFDVKLSFRRELKKSTMEWAIDLQNVTNHKNVFRNSYNPRTGQLVTEYQQGFFPVPTFRWTF